The Coffea arabica cultivar ET-39 chromosome 10e, Coffea Arabica ET-39 HiFi, whole genome shotgun sequence region GACAGGTGTTACATTCAAGAAGAATAGATAATTAAATAAAGGAGATAGGAGAGGTGTTAAACATAAAGAAAGTGACGCTATTATCCTGACTTATGAGTAACAGGAtcagggaaaaaaagaaaaagtgaattCTAAAGACTGCTGCACCATTGGATATATACCTGGTATCAACATTGACAATAGGTGAATCTAAAGTAAGTCCATTGTAGCAACCATCAGGTAACCAATTCAGAACCTCAGTACTCCTCTGCGAGGATTGGCCCTCTTTTGGTGAACTTAAAATTGTTCCCTGTATCAGGAAAACTTTCTTCAATGTGGCATTTAGCTAGCATTAGCAACATAAATTCATTAGCAAATGTGGGTAGAGAGAGGAGGATATAGTAGGATACTAAGCTATTGGTAAGGTTTCCTATTGATTACCTCCAAAATCTTAGGATGATATGAACGTACAAGATTGCTTTCTAGTTGTTCCTGGAAATAAAGAAACGCAGAAAAAGATCTTTAAGTACATGATTTCTCCGACATTTACCTAAAACAAGTTCCAGAGTATGTGTCTTGTGTATCACTTTAAATATTCAAGGGTTCCGCGCATGGCAAAAGGTCATCCATTTAATACGGTTCCCAAAGTGTGCATTATGGTAAATCCATGAATCATATGCCATTCAAGAACACAGACCTTTCTATTTGTCACAGAATCCAATAGGTCTTCAAGGAGTTTCTCACATGATTCAAGCTCCTCCATGGATGTCATACTTCCCAGGTCAGGTTCAAACATCCTATTGCAATTGATAGTGACAGCGGCAAGAAGTTAATTCCAACTACACCTTGTAAGTTGAAAGGAAATGATCCCACCGTGTAAATAAAGAAGCaggtaaaacagaaaaaataacTTTGTAAAATGGTGTCCTTTCTGCTAACCGTGTTATTCTCAccattttttctcttcttagCTAATCAGTGTGCAGCTTATTGTAATAATCGTAATTTAACAAACCAAGTTTAAGCACATAATTTTCTTTCCATCTAGTCCcttctttatttactttttcttaGACTTAGATTGGAGAGAACTTAAGGAAAGCATATGAGCTctcgaaaattaaaataaattaaccaCCTCAAATGTTCCTCAGCTAATTGAAGCTGTTGCTGCAAGCTGCAAATTTCCCGTGAAAGTTCCTGACATGATGATTGAGATTCTGTGAAGCCTTCTAGAATGGTGAACGTCTATAACATGGGTTTAACAAAATATTGGAAGATAAAACAAGCAGGTATCTATACCTCAAATTCAGAGGACTTTCCTACAGGCCTGGATCCAGAGGTCATTGTTAATTGTATTGTGCACcctcaaatgaatcaatttgaATCACAATGGCATTTGTAGTCAAATTTGGATTGAAATAAAGAAGTCTTGGATATCAATTCAAGATTCAGAGACACTGCATAATTCTACATGGGTATATATGTTTTCTATATCTAGTATAGGATGCCAACCATGAAATTTGTGAAGCTCCTGACAGTGATGAGCACCGCACCTAAACAATTTAGGCATGAGTGGAATCTAGCTGGAATACATAGGAACCATAACATGGTAGTATGTGATTCTGTGTAGCACGGCTTCTGCTAATTGGAGAACTGCACAAGCTCCACAATTTTGAGCTATATATTGAAAGCATGTTCTATATCACAAGCACAAGTAAACAATCCCAAGTACCGAAAACCAGCCAGACATGCAAAGCAGACAAATACAAAGTTGTCAATAGATTATATTATGCGGACTAAATGTACCATCTTCACACCTGAGTTGGTTCAGACTCCTGATCACATGCTGcatgaagaaaataatgaatCAGATTCTGGGGAGAAGTACCAGATGGATATGAAAAGTATAAATGTCCGAAGAAAAATAGTCAAATTTGTAGCGTGCCAAATGGAAGAGAACACTAATTAAAGACTGCACCTTGCAGCATTAGTGAATTACTTGGTGTACGCTAACGCAGGTGAACAAATTAACAAgtcttgtttcttttgtagttgtTACTGCAGTTTAGGCCAATATAGATGTCACAATTTATTACTCTTTACTACAccgaattttttttctaaataaaaaaaGTAGCAAATCAAGATGGTTATATACAGTTACTGTTCCTTATAATTTGCACTAGTAAAAATTCCAACTCGAGGAaccaaaaagaaataaagaagacTAGAAAAGGTAGTTATAGTCTCACCTCTTTATCTTGAAGAATACCGAATAAGCTGAAGTGAACAACAAGCATAAGTTAGGAAAACAGTAAAAAATAAGTGAAACACCATAATCACAATTCAAGATCAAATATATCAGTGCCCAATTAAAATTGTATTTCGATGTTTACACCATCAGCTTCCTGAATGAACTACGTGAGAAAGTAAGTGTCatggctttttcttttcttttttcttttttcaaaatgcaatgcaagcccATATTTCATTAGATATCAATCTAATAAACATATATAATTATCTGTCTCCAATCAGTAGTAAACGGGACAACCCCATAAAACTATTTAGTTGAAAAGCTACATAAAAATATTAGATCGAGAGGATATTGAATACAAACTGTTCTTGGTCCAAGCACTGGGGAGCAAGAGCACTGCCAGAAAGGAAGAAATTGTCATGCGAATGCTTTTCTGCTTTGCTttaacagaaaaaagaaaaaaaaaagggagaaaaacaaACAATTTTATTTGGACATACTTTTCCCTTTCTCTATTAGAGAGATCAACGAAACGAGCAAACACGTCTTCAATCCTGCGATTTAGAGTTATTATATTAGTAGTTTCTAGTAGATGATAAGTTGGATACTTGGAACTCGGAAAAATtatatctaaaataaattaaaagaaaaaaggaaacagcaaatctgcaataaaaaaaaaaaaagaagaaatttggCAAGCAACGACATGACATGCTTCAAAGAAGTCATGAAGAAAGGTTCAAATTTAGCCTCAAGTGGACAATAACATACAAGTAAACTCAAGCGCTTACATAATTCaggattttatttatttttttgaacatAAGAAAAGTAACTTCGAATTGTTGAATTGTTGTGATGCTTTTCTTGTAATTTCTCTATGATGTCCAGAATCATGTTTAACATTAAAATGCGCTTTATAACTTAAAATCTCATCCTgaaaaaagttttaaattttttacacACCTAAGTTCAGATGTGTGtagccttaaaaaaaaaaaaaaaaaaaagatgtgtGTAAAGACAAGCATGGCATACATATACTAGTCTACTAGACATATGTCTAGTCATCAGACTTTTAGTGCTGGTCTCACATATTCCTGGAACTTAATAGGATGTAGAATCTGATATTCCCAAGTATAATTACAAGATTATTTCTCTCCAGGGAAAAAGGAGTCAGAAATTCTTTGCTTTGACCTATGTCGGTTGAAAACGCAACCAGTGGTCGTTATTTAATATTacagaaaatttaaatgtctttttttttttaacgaccAGAATTGTTAAATATGGGTAGCCTAATTAACTTCGGAATGAATGAATACTCTGCTCAATTTGATGACTCAAATAATCGTTTTTGTTTCCTCTGATTTTATAACATTGCATGCGAAATATCCATTCATGCATGTTACAACACAAATTTCACACAAAACTATGAGGACTAtttataataaatcaaaaacctCAAATCTTGACAAGAGGTgtacaaactttttttttttttgaatgacaTTTAACAAACTAAACTCGTAATTGGAAAATTATTCATCCAAAAGTGCTTTAAGTTGTCTTCACCAGGaaaccaaaaagaagaaaagttccTTGGTGTCATCACAATGATTCACAGACAAGGAAATTGATAAGGTGCAATATATGGAGATTTACTAAAAGCTAGTACAATTGGTAATGAGTTCTTTTTACCATGTACCTCTTTTGGGTAGAGAATTGAGTAAGACGACCAGCAGGAGAGAACATCAAGAGGGCAATTTCAACATCACAAAGAGTGGAAAGTTCATAAGCTTTCTTGAGAACCCCAATTCTACGCTTGGAGAATGTGACCTGCCTACTTGTGGTGCTCTCGATTCTCTTCATCTGGAGCTTTGCACGACCCATCTATGATGAATCGTTTTGTCTACACGAAAAGAAGCTCAAGTTAGAGTACAAGATCACTGATGACATATATAACACCATACTAATATGCTTAAGGAAAAAGTAAGCTACATATACTGTTGAGAAAAGAATTGTTTGTCACAGACACCTATGAACCCTGAAGTTGTATTGAAAATGAtaggagaagaagaaaggagaTGAAATTTGGGACTAAGGACGAAGAATTTAAGATTACTAGATTGGGATGATTTAGTtaccaaaataaaattttcctttctttttggttttcttgTTACCGAAATACTAATATTGGTCTTTTAGGTTCAGTGGATCAGACCCTTTCATTTGATGACACGGTATAGCATCAGAAAGCATTCCAACCCTGGATGTTGTTTTGCTCTTCATTTGGCGTTAAATTAATGCTTGCGTTACTTATTGAGAAAGAGATTTCATTTTCAGATGCAACTGAGTCAACCTGCTGTAGTCTaaggggagggttgggttgaagaaaagaaaaaaaaaaaattgttgtagTCTTGAGGCTGCTATTTTCATTGCCTCTCCTAGCTAGTTTGAGTTTTGTCCAATTATATATAATTTCGTCAAATATGCTAACACAAGTCCTAATTATCATCAAGCatctgttccttttttttttttgccctccTTGCAAACCTTACATAGGGAAGAACAACGCATCTTAATTTGCAATAATCTCACGTCATTCTGCTAGAATTACTTATCACACATCAGAGTCTCACTCAAATGTAAGTACatggttttcaagaaaatatcatatcTTACTTATTGTCATAAAATCAGAggttattttcttcttcttcttcttccctttttttttttaattgttgagTATCAAAGTATGGATATCCAAAGGTCCAATTTTAGTTTTGGATCTTTTATCTCATATGTTCAGTCAGATTAGCAGACTAGATATTGTTCATGATTAGCACTTTGAGTAACGAGAAAAACTCATCGTTGGTACATACTCTATGCATGGTTAGTTAATTTTCTTTCCACCCAAAGCCTGTTAATTTGCTGGATGCGCCCCCGGTTCCAAACGAATTCTGGCAAATCTTCACACAACTTTGTTGTAGTAACATGTACTATATGTGAATGTGTGTatcttcttatcttttactgCAAGATGAACCTGGTCGCGTTCTTTTCTGATCATTACCTGCTATCTCTTGGTCGACTATGACAACCCTACTAAGTATAATAagccacattttttttttgggataagcAACATCCAAGAAACACCTCTTCCCCGGAATAGCAAGTTTTGTCGTGTAAGTTCCAATTCCCCATTCCAAGTTCCAAGagagagcaaaaaaaaaaggaataaatgcAGCATTGATAGGATTGGCAACGAGACGGATTTGGAGcgacaacccccccccccccccccccacacacaTTCACCGCCCTCATCCGTCCCTACCGCCATTCCCGCCGCCCTGCCCTGCTACCCCGTGGGTTCCCCACCATGCCGTGctagtatttttattttttatataactttATGTTTATATATGTATCAtactaaaattttctaatcattcttttgaattttcagttaaaaaaaatttaacatgaaataaagtttaaaaatgattttaacTTTGTGAATCCGTTTCTCTATATTTGATATTACATAAATTCTAAtatcattatttttttataaaaaacaTGCCATAACCAAAAAAAAGTAAACTAAAATAACAAAGTTGCCATTTTAccacaaaattaaaatattatattatattatatattttatgttatatatgtgtgtgtatgtatgtgtgtgtctGTGTGGCGCAGAGCAGAGGTATCCTCACTCGCTCATATTCTGTTTCAAAATGGGGGAGGGGGGGGAACCTCCCTCATGGGTCGAGTACCTAATTGTCATCCCTAATTATTGATCCATCAACATTTTATATTTGATTCCACTTTGCACTCTTTGATTATATTTGGTCAATTTCATCTCTAAACTTTAAAATGATACACTTTAGTctctaaaatataaaatttgtcatgcttaaataaaattattgacaaaaatgaTATAGATTTTATATTTAAGTGGGATAGGTTTTGTATTCTAGGGACTAAAGTGtgacaaattttatatttataaactaAAGTGAAATAAATTTTATACTTTAAAGATTAAAAGTATtcctgttgaccttggtcgatcaatccttgattttgatgattaacaaaccaaaatgtagatttgggctaatgtttttatgtgagtaatttgttagaacagattcttgtggcataaaagaaaaagcaaaaacagggcactcatgtcggacgctatcggacgtccgaaagaataaagaacatcaagaaggaaactctgtcggacgctcgtgaggaagcatcggacgtccggaaggatcggacgcacgcctcggacgcacatcgatcgcatcggacgtccgagaaatttcgcaaagatttgatgactctctgcctacgttcggacgcagggttcggacgtccgacaggtggtttggacgcagggttcggacgtccgacaggaggtctcggacgtccgacaggccaacggctagttttgacagcatttaatatttgaccgttggagagccttttgaagctatttctcaccttctataaacaccccaaagcacaagaagacaagggacttttgccaacacaaaatacaagcttacaagtgagatttttgagtagaaagattctttgttggttgtataaggggttgggaaagttgggttgtgaggttgctcaagtgaaaaccttggtgaaggtgaacctatcacttggagtggtaaaaccttggtgaaggttgcctcatttgtataaaatagttcttaattgggtgagtgatctttcaagtgtaggttgttgagggttaactagaattgttgtaaaactccttggctcaaccaaagagtatttggggtgaggaaggagtgaaccttcacttgtacatcttggttagcatcgccatcaattgaagaggctattggattgatatttggtttgcatttcttatcttttctctttaattaagttttctttattgtgcttaaatttgatatatctttgtgcatcattgtgaaattgtttgtactcattgggttgcaccgggtattacaattggtatcagagcttggtctcttttgatcaagcttaaccgcttagagtaaagatcatggcaaccataaaagtttcttttttagaagggcaatctattgatagaccacctatgtttaatggttctcattttagcatgtggaaacaaagaatgatgattttcttacaatccgtttatattgaattatggtatgtggtagaagatggtccttatgaaactagaatagttgactccaccaccaatttgagtagattaaagactagacaagaattgaatgaaaaagacaagagatacctttctttaaatgccaaggccatgtgtatattgtacaatgcattagatgtaaatgaatctagcaggattaaaggttgtaaatcagctaaagatatttgggataaattgtgtgtatttcatgaaggtaaccaagatattaaagaacaaaagaaatctttgcttgtttctcaatatgaatttttcaaaatgcatcctcttgaaaatgttgataagatgtgtagtagattttgtgacattattgaagatcttaaattgcttggaaaagaatattctttgggtgagaaaaatagaaagattttgaatgccttgccaaaagaatgggaaaacaaaataaatgctatagaagaggcaaaggatttaaattctatgttcattgaatctcttgtgaataccctaacctcttatgaattaaagctgaaattcaaagtgcaagaggaagaaaatgcaagaatgtataagagaggcatagcttttaaagcatctcaagtgggggataacccatccttcatgggtaatgaattcatagaagtggacaatgatacaactcctcacatcaaaagttccaagaagaccttcaacaagagatgctcaagaggagattgcaaaattacatgggatgaatgcaattcaaaaagagaaaaagaagagttggcccaaatggcactaatggccgttggagaagatgaggtaagttcttatcactcttcttgtgatgaagataatgaagatgatgatgtgaaaattcttatgattaaaatgcataaaagtttgagaaaatcttatgctaaaaataaagatttgaaaacaaaaataaatgatttgttggaagaaaactccaaactgtttcaagaaaacaaatgtttgagaatggaaaatgatgatttaaaaaatcaaaaaagtgtttttgattgcaaaaataatttgaaaaggaagttagaagagaaaacaaagttttatgaaaaaatgttggaggaacaaaatgtgttaaagaaaagaattaatgacttgaacgagtttctccaaaatgaaaaacaaaagttttctcaaacaaaagaaagcaaatcttttcaaggcacaaataagtttgctatgataagaagtaagaaaattagttgcattaaatccacctatgtgcaaaatacttctatcatgtgtaacttttgttgcaaatttggacatatgcaaaatgattgctatgtaaagaaaaatatgagaaaaggcatgaaattcatgtggattgttagatcatgtcgtattaactcccaaggaccctataaagaaagggtaccaaatgaaatttctcatatttaggcaCATCATGatgatttgatccaagaagtgctatatggttgtaagtacaattgaaaattttgatattcaatatggtcttgatttgaaaaataaagggggagtttgtttttgattgatgccaaaagggggagtaggatttattgaaatttctttgtatgttggcactttctaagggggagctttatttgaacttatttgataaaagaaatcttcattttgtttgtcatcatcaaaaagggggaaattgttgaccttggtcgatcaatccttggttttgatgattaacaaaccaaaatgtagatttgggctaatgtttttatatgagtaatttgttagaacagattcttgtggcataaaagaagaagcaaaaacagggcactcatgtcggacgctatcggacgtccgaaagaatgaagaacatcaagaaggaaactctgtcagacgctcgtgaggaagcatcggacgtccggaaggatcggacgcacgcctcggacgcacatcgatcgcatcggacgtccgaaaaatttcgcaaagatttgatgactctctgcctacgttcggacgcagggatAAGTAATTCGACTCATTCACATCCAGAtcatgaatgtttggaatccaTATTATGCAAGGAGACATTGCTTTTGCTAATTCGAATTGAAGGgtgacgtccgacaggtggtttggacgcagggttcggacgtccgacaggaggtctcggacgtccgacaggccaacggctagttttgacagcatttaatatttgaccgttggagagccttttgaagccatttctcaccttctataaacaccccaaagcacaagaagacaagggacttttgccaacacaaaatacaagcttacaagtgagatttttgagtagaaagattctttgttggttgtataaggggttgggaaagttgggttgtgaggttgctcaagtgaaaaccttggtgaaggtgaacctatcacttggagtggtaaaaccttggtgaaggttgcctcatttgtataaaatagttcttaattgggtgagtgatctttcaagtgtaggttgttgagggttaactagaattgttgtaaaactccttggctcaaccaaagagtatttggggtgaggaaggagtgaaccttcacttgtacatcttggttagcatcgccatcaattgaagaggctattggattgatatttggtttgcatttcttatcttttctctttaattaagttttatttattgtgcttaaatttgatatatctttgtgcatcattgtgaaattgtttgtactcattgggttgcaccgggcattACAATTCCATTTTGGAGTTTAACCGTCCTAAAATTCTTATCAACGGTATTTTGCAATTGCTTTCTAGCAACTTTCATGCATTCGTGTAATGTAGCAAGAAAAGCAACGTGCAGTTTTAAAGCCAATAATGTGCattatatttgattaattggtAATTCTGGCTTTATGAATTTTGAAAACTATTTCAGTACCTCCTCTGGTCATCGGAATAAAGGGGTCCTGCCA contains the following coding sequences:
- the LOC140015407 gene encoding agamous-like MADS-box protein AGL104, producing the protein MTSGSRPVGKSSEFEELSREICSLQQQLQLAEEHLRMFEPDLGSMTSMEELESCEKLLEDLLDSVTNRKEQLESNLVRSYHPKILEGTILSSPKEGQSSQRSTEVLNWLPDGCYNGLTLDSPIVNVDTRDDISTPCVPLEESSCNLNLGNMKDGRNSGAEYPDVMPLNEELKTGELAKHETKMLLQD